The following proteins are co-located in the Oceanimonas sp. GK1 genome:
- a CDS encoding flagellar basal body P-ring protein FlgI, which translates to MKFLSGLLLACLLALPAQAARIKDISSVAGVRANQLVGYGLVVGLPGTGERNNAFAQQTFRTMLTNFGITVPDNLRPKMNDVAPVAVHAELPPFAKPGQTIDITVSAIGEAKSLRGGTLLQTFLKGVDGRVYALAQGSLVVGGLGAEGADGSSIMINTPTVGRIPGGAMVEREVPSSFGRGDTITFNLHRPDFTTAKRMAEVINDLLGPASAQALDATSVTVYAPRDTGQRVSFLSTLENLTVDVADEAAKIIVNSRTGTVVIGQQVQLKPAAITHGGLIITINENPQVSQPNALAGGETVVVPNSTINVEQQDGRMFKLDTGTTLDDLVRAVNQVGVAPGDLVAILEALRQAGAIQGELVII; encoded by the coding sequence ATGAAATTCTTGAGCGGCCTGTTGCTGGCGTGTCTGCTGGCGCTGCCGGCCCAGGCAGCGCGGATCAAGGACATCAGCTCGGTGGCCGGGGTGCGCGCCAACCAGCTGGTGGGCTACGGCCTGGTGGTGGGCCTGCCCGGCACCGGCGAGCGCAACAACGCCTTTGCCCAGCAGACCTTTCGCACCATGCTGACCAATTTCGGCATTACCGTGCCCGACAACCTGCGGCCCAAGATGAACGACGTGGCGCCGGTGGCGGTGCATGCCGAGCTGCCGCCCTTTGCCAAGCCGGGCCAGACCATCGACATTACGGTGTCGGCCATCGGCGAGGCCAAGAGCCTGCGCGGCGGCACCCTGCTGCAAACCTTTCTGAAAGGGGTGGACGGCCGGGTGTATGCCCTGGCCCAGGGCAGCCTAGTGGTGGGGGGCCTCGGCGCCGAAGGGGCCGACGGCTCCTCCATCATGATCAACACGCCGACCGTGGGGCGCATTCCCGGCGGCGCCATGGTGGAGCGGGAAGTGCCCAGCTCCTTTGGCCGGGGCGACACCATTACCTTTAACCTGCACCGGCCCGACTTTACCACCGCCAAACGCATGGCGGAGGTGATCAACGACCTGCTCGGTCCCGCCAGCGCCCAGGCCCTGGATGCCACCTCGGTCACCGTTTATGCCCCCCGGGACACCGGTCAGCGCGTCAGTTTTCTGTCGACCCTGGAAAACCTGACCGTGGATGTGGCCGACGAAGCGGCGAAGATCATCGTCAACTCCCGTACCGGCACCGTGGTGATTGGCCAGCAGGTGCAGCTCAAGCCGGCGGCCATCACCCATGGCGGGCTCATTATTACCATCAATGAAAATCCCCAGGTGTCCCAGCCCAATGCCCTGGCCGGCGGCGAGACGGTGGTGGTGCCCAACTCCACCATCAATGTGGAGCAGCAGGACGGCCGCATGTTCAAGCTGGATACCGGCACCACCCTGGACGATCTGGTGCGGGCGGTGAACCAGGTGGGCGTGGCCCCCGGGGATCTGGTGGCCATACTGGAGGCCCTGCGTCAGGCGGGCGCCATTCAGGGTGAACTGGTGATTATTTAA
- the flgF gene encoding flagellar basal-body rod protein FlgF — protein sequence MDHLLYIAMSGAKENMHSVALRANNLANANTTGFRADLEQARAMQAFGEGLPSRVFAMTERPGQNFAAGPIQTTGRELDVAVAGDGWLAVEAADGTEAYTRFGNLQVSVEGLLQTSTGQNVLDDGGNPIVLPLPLEKLEINKDGTIFARLEGEPADGGAELQRIKTVLPALEQIEKGNDGLFRRKDGEAEPASAQVQLIAGALEGSNVNPIAEMTHLIDLQRRFETQLKMMSHAEENDKAHAQLLRIG from the coding sequence ATGGATCACCTGCTTTATATCGCCATGTCGGGCGCCAAGGAAAACATGCACAGCGTGGCCCTGCGCGCCAACAACCTGGCCAACGCCAATACCACCGGCTTTCGTGCCGATCTGGAGCAGGCCCGGGCCATGCAGGCCTTTGGTGAAGGCTTGCCCAGCCGGGTGTTTGCCATGACCGAGCGGCCGGGGCAAAACTTTGCCGCCGGCCCCATTCAGACCACAGGTCGGGAACTTGACGTGGCGGTGGCCGGTGACGGCTGGTTGGCGGTAGAAGCGGCGGATGGCACCGAGGCCTACACCCGTTTCGGCAACCTGCAGGTGTCGGTGGAAGGGTTGCTGCAGACCAGCACCGGCCAGAACGTGCTGGATGACGGCGGTAACCCCATCGTGTTGCCGCTGCCCCTGGAAAAGCTGGAGATCAACAAGGATGGTACCATCTTTGCCCGGCTGGAAGGCGAGCCCGCCGATGGCGGCGCCGAGCTGCAGCGCATTAAAACCGTGCTGCCCGCCCTTGAGCAGATTGAAAAAGGCAATGACGGCCTGTTCCGTCGCAAGGACGGTGAAGCCGAGCCCGCCTCGGCCCAGGTACAGCTGATTGCCGGCGCCCTGGAAGGCAGCAACGTCAACCCCATTGCCGAGATGACCCACCTTATCGATTTGCAACGGCGCTTTGAAACCCAGCTGAAAATGATGAGTCACGCCGAAGAGAACGACAAGGCCCATGCCCAGTTGCTGCGCATTGGCTAA
- the flgK gene encoding flagellar hook-associated protein FlgK produces MAVDMYQTGVSGLLAAQAQLATTGHNIANVNTEGYSRQRAEQATTLHMFSGGNFYGTGTRVTDVTRMYQEYAFRDVLVNNTEKAGAEALYNHLSYLDKTMTSVNAGLASSLDDLYGAINAVADNPGNLGNRELMLANAQDIVDHFNEFYSSLEQEQMIKNRDIESRADHISSITAGIADLNQQILNAGQNGTPNDLLDQRDRLIQELGQQVHITTLKDNNGMISVMLGGREPLVSGNQAYQMEVRPGSPDHKQTELYLVAPNSNGQGTRIKGSQALGGEMGALFHYRDQVLGPNLSDMGKTAIAIADAFNKIQTQGVDLNGNAGLNMFNDINAPEDMAKRFVGNNPNVTGEVEITDTGKLTGGEYSLKYQGSDQYLLTDVTTGEQYTISAVAANPVDPAHPNAKVLDMSDKLGFSLTLTDEPATNDEMLVQPTRQGAIDLELKLNTGDQIAASGSLMVSPDGDNTGTAKVSVSLVNTPPASPPVYPVMLKVEDDGSGGLVYNVLDGNGASLFSGTPDANDKITFGDIELTLEGDPKLFDQFEIRQASGSGNNQNALAFAELQNKKWLNNGKSTVTDSLNQTAVGIGSMTRNQGVKAEAAGAAYDQSYDRMLSTSGVNLDEEAANLLRFQQSYMAAARVVSTASETMNTLLQIR; encoded by the coding sequence ATGGCTGTTGATATGTACCAAACCGGGGTGAGCGGGCTGCTGGCGGCCCAGGCCCAGCTGGCCACCACTGGTCACAACATTGCCAACGTGAACACCGAAGGCTACAGCCGGCAGCGGGCCGAGCAGGCCACCACCCTGCACATGTTCTCGGGGGGCAATTTTTACGGCACCGGCACCCGAGTGACCGACGTCACCCGCATGTATCAGGAATACGCCTTTCGGGATGTGCTGGTCAACAACACCGAAAAGGCCGGGGCCGAGGCGCTCTATAATCACCTCAGCTATCTCGACAAGACCATGACCAGCGTCAATGCCGGCTTGGCCAGCAGCCTGGATGATCTCTACGGTGCCATTAACGCCGTGGCCGACAACCCGGGCAACCTGGGCAACCGGGAACTGATGCTGGCCAATGCCCAGGACATTGTTGATCACTTCAACGAGTTCTACAGCTCGCTGGAGCAGGAGCAAATGATCAAGAACCGGGATATCGAATCCCGGGCCGATCACATCAGCTCGATCACCGCCGGCATTGCCGATCTTAACCAGCAAATTCTTAATGCGGGCCAGAACGGCACCCCCAACGATCTGCTGGATCAGCGGGACCGTCTTATTCAGGAGCTGGGCCAGCAGGTGCACATCACCACCCTGAAGGATAATAACGGCATGATTTCGGTGATGCTGGGCGGGCGCGAGCCGCTAGTGTCCGGCAACCAGGCCTATCAAATGGAGGTGCGGCCCGGCTCGCCGGATCACAAGCAAACCGAACTGTATCTGGTAGCCCCCAACAGTAACGGCCAGGGCACCCGTATCAAGGGCAGCCAGGCCCTGGGCGGTGAAATGGGCGCCCTGTTTCATTACCGCGATCAGGTGCTGGGCCCCAACCTCAGCGACATGGGCAAAACCGCCATCGCCATTGCCGACGCCTTTAACAAGATTCAGACACAAGGCGTTGATCTCAACGGTAATGCCGGCCTCAATATGTTTAACGACATTAATGCCCCGGAAGACATGGCCAAGCGCTTTGTGGGCAATAATCCCAATGTCACCGGCGAGGTGGAAATTACCGATACCGGCAAGCTCACCGGCGGGGAGTACAGCCTGAAATACCAGGGTAGTGATCAATACCTGCTGACCGATGTGACCACGGGAGAGCAGTACACCATATCAGCGGTGGCAGCCAATCCGGTCGATCCGGCGCATCCCAACGCCAAGGTGCTGGATATGAGCGATAAACTGGGCTTCAGCCTGACGCTGACCGACGAGCCGGCAACCAATGACGAAATGCTGGTGCAGCCCACCCGCCAGGGCGCCATTGATCTGGAGCTGAAGCTCAATACCGGTGATCAGATTGCCGCTTCCGGCTCCCTGATGGTCAGCCCCGATGGGGATAATACCGGCACCGCCAAAGTCTCTGTGAGCCTGGTAAATACGCCGCCAGCTAGTCCACCTGTTTATCCGGTTATGTTGAAAGTCGAAGATGACGGTTCTGGTGGTTTGGTTTATAACGTGCTCGATGGCAACGGGGCCTCACTGTTCAGTGGTACACCAGATGCAAACGATAAGATTACCTTTGGCGATATTGAGCTGACTCTGGAAGGTGATCCCAAACTATTTGACCAGTTTGAAATCCGCCAGGCCAGTGGTTCGGGTAATAACCAGAACGCCCTGGCCTTTGCCGAGCTGCAGAATAAAAAGTGGCTCAATAACGGCAAGTCCACCGTCACCGACAGCCTGAACCAGACCGCCGTGGGCATTGGTAGCATGACCCGCAACCAGGGGGTCAAGGCGGAAGCGGCAGGCGCGGCGTACGATCAGTCCTACGATCGCATGCTGTCCACCTCGGGGGTCAACCTCGACGAGGAAGCCGCCAACCTGCTGCGTTTTCAGCAGTCCTACATGGCGGCGGCCCGGGTGGTGTCCACCGCCAGCGAAACCATGAACACCCTGTTGCAGATCCGCTAA
- a CDS encoding arginine/lysine/ornithine decarboxylase — protein MRFYFPIVIIDEDFRSENTSGSGIRELASAIEKAGMDVVGYTSYGDLTSFAQQQSRAAGFVLSIDDEELAGSREEAHSVLEQLRRFVEQIRHRNPDIPIYLYGETRTARHIPNAILRELHGFIHMHEDTPDFVARHIIREAKSYLDSLAPPFFRALTHYAQDGSYSWHCPGHSGGVAFLKSPVGQMFHQFFGENMLRADVCNSVDELGQLLDHTGPVAASERNAARIFNADHLFFVTNGTSTSNKIVWNSTVAPGDIVVVDRNCHKSILHAIMMTGAVPVFLMPTRNHYGIIGPIPRSEFEPARIRQKMEANPFCREILANNPDIKPRVLTITQSTYDGILYNVEEIKGLLDGEIETLHFDEAWLPHAAFHDFYGDYHAIGEGRPRCEDSMVFATQSTHKLLAGLSQASQILIQDGEKTRLDRHVFNEAYLMHTSTSPQYAIIASCDVAAAMMEEPGGTALVEESLAEALEFRRAMRKVGDEYGIDWWFRVWGPDDLTDHGLDERDAWMLRSEDGWHGFGDIEPGFNLLDPIKATILTPGLNMKGQFADSGIPAVVVTKYLAEHGIVIEKTGLYSFFIMFTIGITKGRWNTMVTELQQFKDDYDNNVPLWKILPQFVQSQPHYERVGLRDLCDQIHAVYKENDVARLTTEMYLSDLVPAMKPADAFARMAHKQIERVPLDALAGRTTAVMVAPYPPGIPLLIPGEVFNDTIISYLRFAREFNQRFPGFETYIHGLVAEEQQGETRYFVDCVAE, from the coding sequence ATGCGCTTTTACTTTCCCATCGTCATCATCGACGAAGACTTTCGCTCCGAGAACACCAGCGGCTCCGGCATTCGCGAGCTGGCCTCGGCCATTGAAAAGGCCGGCATGGACGTGGTGGGCTACACCAGTTATGGCGACCTGACGTCCTTCGCCCAGCAGCAAAGCCGGGCCGCGGGCTTTGTGTTGTCCATCGACGACGAGGAGCTGGCCGGCAGCCGGGAAGAAGCCCATTCGGTGCTGGAGCAACTGCGCCGTTTTGTGGAGCAGATCCGCCACCGCAACCCGGACATCCCCATTTACCTCTATGGCGAAACCCGCACCGCCCGCCATATTCCCAACGCCATACTGCGGGAGCTGCACGGCTTTATTCACATGCACGAAGACACCCCCGACTTCGTGGCCCGGCATATCATTCGCGAGGCCAAAAGCTACCTCGACTCCCTGGCACCGCCGTTTTTCCGCGCCCTGACCCACTACGCCCAGGACGGATCCTATTCCTGGCACTGCCCCGGTCACTCCGGCGGCGTGGCCTTTCTGAAGTCGCCGGTGGGGCAGATGTTCCATCAGTTCTTTGGTGAAAACATGCTGCGCGCCGACGTGTGCAACTCGGTGGACGAGCTGGGCCAATTGCTGGATCACACCGGTCCGGTGGCCGCCTCGGAGCGCAATGCCGCCCGTATTTTCAACGCCGATCACCTGTTTTTCGTGACCAACGGCACCTCCACCTCCAACAAAATCGTGTGGAATTCCACGGTGGCCCCCGGTGACATCGTGGTGGTGGATCGCAACTGCCACAAGTCGATTCTGCACGCAATCATGATGACCGGCGCCGTGCCGGTGTTCCTGATGCCCACCCGCAACCACTACGGCATTATCGGCCCCATTCCCCGCAGCGAGTTTGAACCGGCGCGCATTCGCCAGAAAATGGAAGCCAACCCCTTCTGCCGGGAAATTCTGGCGAACAACCCGGACATCAAGCCCCGGGTGCTGACCATTACCCAGTCCACCTACGACGGCATTCTCTACAACGTGGAAGAGATCAAGGGCCTGCTCGACGGCGAGATTGAAACCCTGCATTTCGACGAGGCCTGGCTGCCCCATGCCGCCTTTCACGACTTTTACGGCGATTACCATGCCATTGGCGAGGGCCGGCCGCGCTGCGAGGACTCCATGGTGTTTGCCACCCAGTCCACCCACAAGCTGCTGGCGGGCCTGTCCCAGGCCTCACAAATTCTTATTCAGGACGGTGAAAAAACCCGGCTGGATCGCCATGTGTTCAACGAAGCCTACCTGATGCACACCTCCACCAGCCCGCAGTATGCCATTATCGCCTCCTGCGACGTGGCGGCGGCCATGATGGAAGAGCCGGGCGGTACCGCCCTGGTGGAAGAATCCCTGGCGGAGGCCCTGGAGTTCCGCCGGGCCATGCGCAAGGTGGGTGACGAGTACGGCATAGACTGGTGGTTCAGGGTGTGGGGCCCGGACGATCTCACCGATCACGGCCTGGATGAACGGGATGCCTGGATGCTACGCTCGGAAGACGGCTGGCACGGCTTTGGCGACATCGAGCCCGGCTTTAACCTGCTGGATCCGATCAAGGCCACCATTCTGACCCCGGGACTCAACATGAAGGGCCAGTTTGCCGACTCGGGCATTCCGGCTGTGGTGGTCACCAAGTACCTGGCCGAGCACGGCATCGTCATCGAAAAAACCGGGCTCTACTCCTTCTTTATCATGTTTACCATCGGCATCACCAAGGGCCGCTGGAACACCATGGTCACCGAGTTACAGCAGTTCAAGGACGACTACGACAACAACGTGCCGCTGTGGAAGATTCTGCCCCAGTTTGTACAGAGCCAGCCCCATTACGAGCGGGTGGGGCTGCGGGATCTGTGCGATCAAATTCACGCCGTGTACAAGGAAAACGACGTGGCCAGGCTGACCACGGAAATGTATCTGTCGGATCTGGTGCCGGCCATGAAACCGGCGGACGCCTTTGCCCGAATGGCACACAAGCAGATTGAGCGAGTGCCGCTCGACGCGCTGGCCGGCCGCACCACGGCGGTGATGGTGGCCCCCTACCCGCCCGGCATTCCGCTGCTTATTCCGGGTGAGGTGTTCAACGACACCATCATCAGCTACCTGCGTTTTGCCCGGGAGTTCAACCAGCGCTTCCCCGGTTTTGAAACCTATATTCACGGCCTGGTGGCGGAAGAGCAGCAGGGTGAAACCCGCTACTTTGTGGATTGCGTGGCGGAGTAA
- the flgH gene encoding flagellar basal body L-ring protein FlgH produces MRLVLILSSATLLAACSSTPYTPKPDDPDYAPVMPGPGHEQLEPNGAIFQDNYANSLYSDIKAHRVGDIITVDLAESTRAQKRATTQQAKDSSLNINPLNIGGQAINVAGYPVTASMSSNNDFDGQANTNQSNSLQGSITVSVAQVLPNGNLMVQGEKWLMLNTGEEYVRISGMIRPQDISSDNRVESTRVANARIYYGGTGDFANTQSRGWLAKFFNSPWFPF; encoded by the coding sequence ATGCGACTTGTCCTGATCCTGAGCTCGGCCACGCTGCTGGCGGCCTGCAGCTCCACGCCCTATACCCCCAAGCCGGACGATCCGGACTATGCTCCCGTGATGCCGGGCCCCGGCCACGAGCAGCTGGAACCCAACGGCGCCATTTTTCAGGACAACTACGCCAACAGCCTGTATTCCGACATCAAGGCGCATCGGGTAGGGGACATCATTACCGTGGATCTGGCCGAGTCGACCCGGGCCCAGAAACGGGCCACGACCCAGCAGGCCAAGGACAGCAGCCTGAACATCAACCCCCTCAACATCGGTGGTCAGGCCATTAATGTGGCCGGCTACCCGGTGACCGCCAGCATGTCGAGCAATAACGACTTCGACGGTCAGGCCAACACCAATCAGAGCAACAGCCTGCAGGGCAGCATTACCGTGAGCGTGGCGCAGGTGCTGCCCAACGGCAACCTGATGGTGCAGGGCGAGAAGTGGCTGATGCTCAACACCGGCGAGGAATATGTGCGCATCAGCGGCATGATCCGGCCCCAGGACATCAGCTCCGACAACCGGGTGGAGTCTACCCGGGTGGCCAATGCCCGCATTTACTACGGCGGCACCGGAGACTTTGCCAATACCCAGTCCCGAGGCTGGCTGGCGAAGTTCTTTAACAGCCCCTGGTTCCCCTTCTAG
- the flgL gene encoding flagellar hook-associated protein FlgL codes for MRIASFQFIQRNLNNISGRTSEANQQLGQMSSGKRVEHASDDPVAANGILNYKQELRKLDQYQNNINLAENRLRREEWALSSAETLTQQVKEIMLGANNGSITQLERDAYKEELQSRIDEMLDLANTQDEFGQYIFGGFQTDSSPFVRQPDGSVTYSGDGGERNMVVGDKVRVGINHSGELVFGSVPNPKGDFTVEYDKDNQGSLNVEQAKIKDKGSFHDGHPYGLTFTDNAGTMEVSVSYKDENGDPQVTPAQAYVPGQPIKVDGVEIVVKGEAKSGDNITLSSGVTDGTGEDQLNVFDVLNRAKDWLEKDGHNSAGQSEMADVLAELDAVANHLTRVRADTGNRMQRIENQQLTHEDMGLTLNKLRSGMEDLDYAKATGEFSQTMVALQATQSMFGKVQNMSLFNYI; via the coding sequence ATGCGCATTGCCAGTTTTCAGTTTATTCAGCGCAACCTGAACAACATCAGTGGCCGCACCTCGGAAGCCAACCAGCAACTGGGGCAGATGTCTTCCGGCAAGCGGGTGGAGCACGCCAGCGACGATCCGGTTGCGGCCAACGGCATCCTCAACTATAAGCAGGAGCTGCGTAAGCTTGATCAGTATCAGAACAACATCAACCTGGCGGAAAACCGCCTGCGCCGGGAAGAATGGGCACTGAGCTCCGCCGAAACGCTTACCCAGCAGGTAAAGGAGATCATGCTGGGAGCAAACAATGGCTCCATTACTCAGCTGGAGCGGGATGCTTACAAGGAAGAATTGCAAAGCCGTATCGATGAAATGCTGGACCTGGCCAATACCCAGGACGAATTTGGCCAGTATATTTTCGGTGGTTTTCAGACCGACAGCTCACCTTTTGTGCGCCAGCCCGATGGCTCCGTGACTTATAGTGGCGACGGTGGTGAACGCAACATGGTGGTGGGCGATAAGGTAAGGGTCGGCATTAACCACAGCGGTGAGCTGGTGTTTGGCAGTGTGCCTAATCCCAAAGGGGATTTCACTGTTGAATACGACAAGGATAATCAAGGCTCTCTCAATGTTGAACAAGCCAAGATCAAAGATAAAGGCAGCTTTCATGACGGTCACCCCTATGGACTGACGTTTACCGATAACGCCGGCACCATGGAAGTCAGTGTCAGCTACAAGGATGAAAATGGTGATCCTCAGGTGACGCCAGCACAAGCCTATGTGCCCGGTCAGCCAATCAAGGTGGATGGTGTGGAAATCGTTGTCAAAGGGGAAGCCAAGTCGGGTGATAATATTACTTTGTCTTCCGGCGTTACAGATGGCACTGGTGAAGACCAGCTCAATGTTTTTGATGTGCTGAATCGGGCCAAGGACTGGCTGGAAAAAGACGGTCATAATTCTGCCGGACAGAGTGAGATGGCTGATGTTCTAGCTGAACTGGATGCCGTGGCGAATCACCTCACCCGAGTACGGGCCGACACCGGCAACCGCATGCAGCGTATTGAAAACCAGCAGCTGACCCACGAAGACATGGGCCTGACTCTGAACAAGCTGCGCAGCGGTATGGAGGATCTGGATTATGCCAAGGCCACCGGGGAGTTCAGCCAGACCATGGTGGCGCTGCAGGCCACCCAGAGTATGTTCGGCAAGGTGCAGAACATGAGCCTGTTTAATTACATTTAA
- the flgJ gene encoding flagellar assembly peptidoglycan hydrolase FlgJ: MKNIDSVQNSLLANDIQGLDRLRQQGFAKDRGKALDEAARQFESLFTQQLFKSMRDANKVFEADSPMNSRYTQFYQDMHDQQMSSELSRQGSLGLSDLIVRQLGGGEEAKAAPEARHFSLDNVRRIHGKVVRPPEESAGESDKPKPPLKTAQNPSEDAVVLAAGQKFDSPEDFVRRLLPAATAAGERLGLDPKAMLAQAALETGWGKKIIGRKNGESSHNLFGIKADNSWKAQKTWVSTLEYEQGIAVQVKAPFRSYASFNDSFDDYVQFLNENPRYNQALQQTGSPRQYFQALQQAGYATDPNYASKLAAVLDTVNRLASQA, translated from the coding sequence ATGAAAAACATCGACAGCGTGCAGAACAGCCTGCTGGCCAACGACATTCAGGGGCTGGACCGGCTGCGGCAGCAGGGCTTTGCCAAGGACAGGGGCAAGGCGCTGGATGAGGCCGCACGTCAGTTCGAGAGCCTGTTCACCCAGCAGCTGTTCAAGTCGATGCGGGATGCCAACAAGGTGTTTGAAGCCGACAGCCCCATGAACAGCCGCTACACCCAGTTCTACCAGGACATGCACGATCAGCAGATGAGCAGCGAGCTCAGCCGTCAGGGCAGCCTGGGATTGTCGGATCTTATCGTGCGCCAGCTCGGCGGCGGTGAAGAGGCCAAGGCGGCTCCCGAAGCGCGCCATTTCAGCCTGGATAATGTGCGCCGCATTCATGGCAAGGTGGTGCGTCCGCCGGAAGAAAGCGCAGGCGAGAGCGACAAGCCCAAACCGCCGCTGAAGACGGCGCAAAACCCATCTGAAGACGCCGTGGTCCTGGCGGCCGGACAAAAATTTGACTCGCCGGAAGACTTCGTGCGCCGGCTGTTGCCGGCGGCCACGGCGGCGGGGGAGCGGCTGGGGCTGGATCCCAAGGCCATGCTGGCCCAGGCGGCGCTGGAAACCGGCTGGGGCAAGAAAATCATCGGCAGAAAAAATGGCGAGTCCAGCCATAATCTTTTTGGCATCAAGGCCGATAACAGCTGGAAAGCACAGAAAACCTGGGTCAGCACTCTGGAATACGAGCAGGGCATTGCCGTGCAGGTGAAGGCGCCGTTCAGATCCTATGCCTCCTTTAACGACAGCTTTGACGACTATGTGCAGTTTCTGAACGAGAACCCCCGCTACAACCAGGCACTGCAGCAAACCGGCTCCCCCCGGCAATATTTTCAGGCCCTGCAGCAGGCGGGTTACGCCACCGATCCGAACTATGCCAGCAAGCTTGCGGCGGTGCTCGATACCGTCAACCGGCTGGCCTCACAAGCATAA
- the flgG gene encoding flagellar basal-body rod protein FlgG has protein sequence MNPALWISKTGLDAQQTNISVTSNNLANASTVGFKKGRAIFEDLLYQNVHQPGGRATADSNLPSGLMLGAGSKVVATQKTFTQGSVQTTDNALDVMIDGRGFFEVLLPDGTTGYTRNGQFALNEEGIIVTPGNGYPLLPEMQIPENAQSISVGTNGEVSVQLAGQAEGQVIGQIIVTDFANPAGLQPKGENLYLATQSSGAPLQGIAGADGFGTLKQGMLETSNVNVTEELVNLIQAQRVYEMNSKVISAVDDMLAYVNQQL, from the coding sequence ATGAACCCCGCATTGTGGATTAGCAAAACCGGGCTCGATGCCCAGCAGACCAACATTTCCGTGACCTCCAACAACCTGGCCAACGCCAGTACCGTGGGCTTTAAGAAGGGCCGGGCTATTTTTGAAGATCTGCTCTACCAGAACGTGCACCAGCCTGGGGGCCGGGCCACTGCCGACAGCAACCTGCCGTCGGGCCTGATGCTGGGGGCGGGCAGCAAGGTGGTGGCCACCCAGAAAACCTTTACTCAGGGCAGTGTGCAGACTACCGATAATGCTCTCGACGTGATGATCGACGGCCGCGGCTTTTTTGAAGTACTGCTGCCCGACGGCACCACCGGTTACACCCGTAACGGCCAGTTTGCCCTCAACGAAGAAGGCATTATCGTGACGCCCGGCAACGGCTATCCGCTGCTGCCGGAAATGCAGATCCCCGAAAACGCCCAGAGCATCAGCGTGGGTACCAACGGCGAGGTCTCGGTGCAGCTGGCCGGGCAGGCCGAAGGGCAGGTGATCGGACAGATCATCGTCACCGACTTTGCAAACCCCGCCGGCCTGCAGCCCAAGGGGGAAAACCTCTATCTGGCCACCCAGTCGAGCGGCGCGCCCTTGCAGGGCATTGCCGGCGCCGACGGGTTTGGCACCCTCAAGCAGGGTATGCTGGAAACCTCCAACGTCAACGTCACCGAGGAGCTGGTCAACCTGATCCAGGCCCAGCGGGTGTATGAAATGAACTCCAAGGTGATCTCCGCCGTGGACGACATGCTGGCCTACGTGAACCAGCAGCTGTAA